From the Acidimicrobiia bacterium genome, the window ATCGCTCGTATCTGACCAGGTCTTGATCGGCGCCTGCCGCGAATGCGTCACTGCCGGCGATGGGCACCGTGTCGTCCTCTGTCCCGTGCAACAGCAGGATCGGAACGTCGAACTCCGCCGCCCGCGCCACCTGGTCCAGCTCCGGCCACTGGAGGTCGAATCGGAGGCGAGCGATGACCTTCGCCGATGCGGTCAGGATGCCGGGTATCCCCCGCTCCCGTGCGTCGTTGTCGACGACGCCCTCGAGGTCGAGCACCGGGGAGTCGAACACCACCCCGCGGACCATGCCGGCCATGTCGGAGTCGTGGAGGAACATCGACACGATCTCGGCGCCCATCGAATAGCCGATGAGAACGATCTCGGTGCCTCCCCGGTTGACGGCGTACGTCGCCGCCACCTCCACGTCGCGCCACTCGTCGCGACCCCAGGCGTAGAGCCCGGACTCGCTCGGGGCCGCTCCGTCGTCGTTGCGGTACGTGATCACGAGGACGGGGAAGCCGGCTTCGACCAGCGTCGGGAGGATCCGCAGGCTCTGTTTGCGCTCGTCGAGGCCCTTGCCGTGGACGAACACGACCCAGGTCTGCCTGACGCCTGGTACGAACCAGGCTGCGTTGACGCCGAGCTCGCCGGGGAGCCTGATCTCCTCGAAGTCGATGCCGAGCGCGGTGGAAGGGTCACCGACGAATGCGTACTGGTCGAAGGCCGCCCGGTCGCCCGGCTCGAACCTCCCTTGCAGCGTGCGGAAGGTCCGCTCGACCGTCTCGTCGCCGAGCTCCACGATCTCCG encodes:
- a CDS encoding alpha/beta fold hydrolase; the encoded protein is MESTRIVRWARRGAIALAVVLLGGFVGGSLYFTEVLERDLLTPRPLETSFDIEVAALGGGRILLTRTALTEQEGVWGVVGANGAYGQAAEIVELGDETVERTFRTLQGRFEPGDRAAFDQYAFVGDPSTALGIDFEEIRLPGELGVNAAWFVPGVRQTWVVFVHGKGLDERKQSLRILPTLVEAGFPVLVITYRNDDGAAPSESGLYAWGRDEWRDVEVAATYAVNRGGTEIVLIGYSMGAEIVSMFLHDSDMAGMVRGVVFDSPVLDLEGVVDNDARERGIPGILTASAKVIARLRFDLQWPELDQVARAAEFDVPILLLHGTEDDTVPIAGSDAFAAGADQDLVRYERFDGAGHVTVWNVGPERYEGLVSRFLDRVSSPGQPQE